The Coraliomargarita sinensis genome has a segment encoding these proteins:
- the deoC gene encoding deoxyribose-phosphate aldolase has translation MDHLNRYLDAAVLKPETTREEAQEAIKACIRLKTFSVCVRPCDIELAQSLCRGTETKVCVVLGFPHGDQLSASKADEARHYIESGVDEIDMVANYGWAKSGDWDAVRADIAGVARQCKAANVLLKVIFETAQLTAGQIQRLAEISIDAGADYIKTSTGFNGAGAKESDVQVMLETAAGKAKVKPSGGIRDAATARRFIEMGASRLGVGWTSCAAICEGGEVSGSGY, from the coding sequence ATGGATCATTTAAACCGCTACCTGGACGCTGCCGTACTTAAACCTGAAACAACTCGGGAAGAGGCTCAAGAAGCGATTAAAGCCTGCATTCGCCTAAAGACATTCAGCGTATGCGTACGTCCCTGCGATATCGAGCTGGCTCAGTCTCTTTGCCGGGGGACGGAGACGAAAGTCTGCGTGGTTTTGGGTTTTCCGCACGGGGACCAACTCTCAGCGAGCAAGGCCGACGAGGCTCGACATTATATCGAATCAGGTGTGGACGAAATCGACATGGTGGCAAACTATGGCTGGGCCAAATCGGGTGACTGGGATGCCGTGCGTGCCGACATCGCTGGCGTTGCCCGGCAATGTAAGGCAGCCAACGTGTTACTGAAGGTCATATTTGAGACGGCACAACTCACTGCCGGACAAATACAACGCCTTGCAGAAATTTCTATCGATGCCGGTGCAGACTACATAAAAACCTCAACCGGTTTTAACGGTGCAGGTGCGAAAGAATCAGATGTGCAAGTCATGCTCGAAACCGCTGCCGGCAAGGCCAAAGTCAAGCCCTCCGGCGGCATTCGCGACGCAGCGACCGCCCGTCGATTTATTGAGATGGGAGCCTCTCGTCTGGGGGTCGGCTGGACCTCTTGCGCCGCGATTTGTGAGGGCGGCGAAGTATCCGGGAGTGGCTACTGA
- a CDS encoding N-acetylglucosamine kinase has translation METYLGIDGGGSKTRALLVDANGRPLHYSESGPSNLNVYSKASVQASLRAVIDECLQVVNTQPFATCLGLAGAGNPETGRKLEAIVDPLGLGKFRIVSDAEIALEGAFSGGPGILLIAGTGSVCLAKSANGSTHQCGGWGWLADDAGSAAWIGQRALEAAVQQNDGRLEGQRLKDEVFAHLEIKDSKDISNRLYQPLLERSQLAELAKLVLQLAENGDDDAQLIQISALKELEKLVRATARVAGIHATVALAGGLLSHNQSFRRALEGRLSDFTIQEPEFNQLEGAVAQARKIRK, from the coding sequence GTGGAAACCTACTTGGGAATCGATGGCGGGGGCAGCAAAACCCGCGCCCTACTGGTCGATGCGAATGGACGACCATTGCACTATTCGGAATCAGGCCCGAGCAACCTGAACGTCTATAGCAAAGCTAGTGTGCAGGCCTCGTTACGTGCCGTGATCGACGAGTGCCTCCAGGTAGTCAACACGCAGCCATTTGCTACTTGTCTTGGATTGGCGGGGGCCGGCAATCCAGAGACCGGAAGAAAACTGGAAGCCATTGTCGATCCGCTGGGACTCGGAAAGTTTCGTATCGTATCCGATGCCGAGATTGCTCTGGAAGGTGCCTTTTCCGGTGGCCCCGGGATACTCTTGATCGCAGGTACCGGTTCCGTGTGCCTGGCAAAATCAGCCAACGGCAGTACCCATCAGTGCGGTGGCTGGGGCTGGCTGGCAGACGATGCCGGAAGTGCCGCCTGGATCGGGCAACGTGCTCTGGAAGCTGCGGTTCAACAAAACGACGGCCGCTTAGAAGGACAGCGCCTTAAGGATGAGGTGTTCGCGCACCTTGAGATCAAAGACAGCAAAGATATCAGTAACAGGCTCTATCAGCCCCTACTCGAAAGATCCCAACTCGCCGAGCTTGCAAAGCTCGTACTTCAGCTCGCGGAGAATGGCGACGATGACGCTCAACTGATTCAGATAAGCGCGCTCAAAGAATTGGAGAAGCTGGTACGGGCCACCGCCCGGGTGGCCGGGATTCATGCTACAGTCGCCCTGGCTGGCGGGCTGTTGAGCCATAACCAAAGCTTCCGCCGTGCCCTTGAAGGCAGGCTCAGTGACTTCACCATTCAAGAACCCGAATTCAATCAATTGGAAGGTGCCGTCGCACAGGCCCGTAAAATCCGAAAATGA
- a CDS encoding NAD(P)/FAD-dependent oxidoreductase: MKAESQRKKIAVVGCGVAGLTAAWLLNRRHEVHLFEKNDYIGGHTRTLKIKDGVDTGLAVDTGFIVMNHRNYPLFTKVLKQLGVKLADSSMTFSFHDKTSGYGYSGNTLSTLFPKLSYYFMPKHLGLVRDLARFARIGYRDLQSGYLEGKTLGQYFESRSFGQNFRENYFYPMGAAIWSSPVEEMENFPAQPYLHFLENHGLLRLTNRPQWKYVKGGSRSYVKTMLKDFKKKPNLNAAPDGIRRTTDGVILRKQDGEELAFDHLVIGAHADEALAMLDDPSEEEKANLSVWRYQPNEVVLHTSETHLPPDPKQWSSWNFLREPGDGKSRPVLVSYYMNRLQNLKTGNHYIVTLNAGASIPEDKVINRTTLTHPLYSEQALASQPRLARTNGKRNTWFCGSYFGYGFHEDAVQSAVEVAKGFGIEL; this comes from the coding sequence ATGAAAGCCGAATCCCAGCGCAAGAAGATTGCTGTGGTCGGTTGTGGCGTGGCCGGTCTCACTGCGGCATGGTTACTCAATCGAAGGCACGAAGTCCATCTCTTCGAGAAAAACGACTACATAGGCGGACATACACGAACGCTCAAGATCAAGGACGGGGTAGATACCGGACTGGCCGTGGATACCGGGTTCATCGTGATGAACCACCGGAACTATCCGCTTTTTACAAAGGTTTTGAAGCAGCTCGGGGTGAAGCTTGCCGACAGCTCCATGACATTCAGCTTTCACGACAAGACTTCGGGCTACGGATACTCCGGCAATACTCTGAGTACGCTTTTCCCAAAGCTAAGTTACTACTTCATGCCCAAACATCTCGGCCTGGTTCGGGATCTCGCACGCTTTGCCCGCATTGGCTACCGCGACCTCCAGTCGGGCTACCTCGAGGGTAAGACTCTGGGGCAGTATTTCGAGAGCCGATCTTTCGGCCAGAACTTCCGTGAGAATTACTTCTACCCCATGGGGGCTGCAATCTGGTCTTCCCCCGTCGAGGAAATGGAAAATTTCCCAGCTCAGCCCTATCTGCATTTCCTGGAAAACCATGGTCTTCTACGCCTGACCAATCGTCCGCAGTGGAAATATGTCAAGGGAGGCAGCCGCAGCTATGTCAAAACGATGCTGAAGGATTTTAAGAAAAAGCCGAATCTGAATGCCGCTCCGGATGGCATTCGCCGGACGACAGACGGAGTCATTTTACGCAAGCAGGACGGAGAAGAGCTGGCATTCGATCATCTCGTAATTGGCGCGCATGCCGACGAAGCCCTGGCCATGCTCGATGACCCCAGTGAAGAAGAAAAAGCCAACCTGTCCGTTTGGCGATACCAACCAAACGAAGTCGTCCTGCACACCAGCGAAACACACCTTCCACCCGACCCAAAACAGTGGTCCTCCTGGAACTTCCTGCGCGAACCGGGCGACGGCAAGAGCCGCCCCGTACTGGTTAGCTACTACATGAACCGCTTGCAGAACCTAAAAACCGGAAACCACTACATCGTTACTTTGAATGCAGGTGCTTCCATACCCGAGGACAAGGTAATCAATCGCACGACGTTGACCCACCCACTCTACTCCGAACAGGCACTCGCCTCTCAGCCACGGCTTGCGCGAACGAACGGCAAACGGAATACCTGGTTTTGCGGCAGCTACTTCGGATACGGCTTTCACGAGGATGCGGTCCAGTCGGCAGTGGAAGTGGCAAAGGGCTTTGGCATCGAACTATGA
- a CDS encoding nuclear transport factor 2 family protein: MIHTQTVPDDKYNAALEWTDPSNHEVPAEGSDSEAEMLNRVRALFTNYTEENLRENVTRVYAEEVYFRDAFKQFARSTEIRDYFVHGLKPLKAAEFEFRRIIRSGDEFYIDWLMRLDFEKTPDGSWEESIGMTHMRFNADGKIIFHQDYWDPTDIVYKRIPVAKQLINFVKKKM, translated from the coding sequence ATGATACACACGCAGACTGTTCCTGATGACAAGTACAACGCGGCGCTCGAGTGGACCGATCCGTCGAATCATGAGGTGCCGGCGGAAGGCAGTGATTCTGAGGCTGAAATGCTCAACCGGGTCAGGGCTCTTTTTACCAACTATACGGAAGAAAACCTGCGAGAGAATGTCACCCGCGTATATGCGGAAGAGGTCTATTTTCGGGATGCTTTCAAGCAGTTTGCGCGTTCGACAGAAATCCGTGACTATTTTGTACACGGCCTCAAGCCACTCAAGGCCGCCGAATTTGAGTTTCGCAGAATTATTCGTTCGGGTGATGAGTTCTACATTGATTGGCTCATGCGGCTTGATTTTGAAAAGACACCTGATGGAAGCTGGGAAGAATCGATCGGGATGACGCACATGAGATTCAACGCCGATGGTAAAATTATTTTCCATCAGGATTACTGGGACCCGACGGATATCGTCTATAAACGAATTCCGGTGGCGAAGCAGCTGATCAATTTTGTTAAGAAAAAAATGTAA
- a CDS encoding DUF1365 domain-containing protein, protein MIEHSKIYRGKVTHERIGPVDHTFTYPMTFFSFALDELKEIESSTSLFGYNQSRPLRISDSDFLRGSSLSISEQLNEFLPPEKNDERTFLISSPRYFGYAFNPVNFYLRMDGETLTCVVAEVNNTFGDRHIYPLNDLKPEGPSKWTASCAKDFHVSPFNDMSGEYHFTFRIENNELFLGVDLWKNGECAMKTWIEGRGLPLTVGQVIRHALFRPFDTAINSMPRILWQAAILYYRKKLQVYKRPSPSSIHTVKDRDKPDDCRDII, encoded by the coding sequence ATGATCGAACATTCGAAGATCTATCGGGGGAAGGTGACCCACGAAAGAATCGGGCCGGTCGACCACACCTTCACCTACCCGATGACGTTTTTCTCCTTCGCGCTTGACGAATTGAAGGAAATTGAGAGCTCGACCTCACTTTTTGGTTACAACCAAAGCCGCCCGCTCCGGATCAGCGATAGCGATTTCCTGAGGGGCAGCAGCTTGTCCATCTCCGAACAGCTGAATGAATTCTTACCGCCCGAAAAAAACGACGAACGAACCTTTCTGATCAGCTCACCCCGGTATTTTGGATATGCGTTTAACCCGGTAAATTTCTACCTGCGTATGGACGGCGAAACACTCACCTGTGTCGTTGCCGAGGTGAACAATACCTTTGGTGACCGTCATATTTATCCGCTGAATGATCTGAAGCCGGAAGGACCATCTAAGTGGACCGCCAGCTGCGCAAAGGATTTTCACGTATCCCCGTTCAACGACATGTCCGGTGAATACCATTTCACCTTTCGTATCGAGAACAATGAACTTTTCCTGGGAGTGGACCTCTGGAAAAACGGCGAGTGTGCCATGAAAACCTGGATCGAAGGGCGGGGACTGCCTCTGACTGTCGGTCAGGTTATTCGTCATGCCCTTTTCCGCCCATTCGATACCGCAATCAACAGTATGCCGCGGATTCTCTGGCAGGCTGCCATACTGTACTATCGCAAAAAACTCCAAGTCTACAAGCGGCCCAGCCCGAGCTCCATCCATACAGTCAAGGACCGGGACAAACCGGACGATTGCCGCGATATCATCTAA
- a CDS encoding aspartate:alanine exchanger family transporter produces the protein MQALHQLLTHQPMVALFAIIAVGLLLGSITIKGINLGSSGVLFSALLSGHLGYSIPGGVGTLGLVLFVYCVGIGAGGRFFASVAREGATLAKLALVIVATGGLITWAGASLLDLPSDLAAGIFAGALTSTPALAAATEGLKESGSGVSIGYGIAYPMGVIGVVLFVQLLPRILKHDLEKIAATHAAATEIEEKVENVLVEVTNQNLIGKKIADSGVANFNACQVSRIFKNGQLVPLSYEDSYSEGQLLLLVGRGREINIAIDYLGHRSHRNILKDVENERQQLLVTNRRIAGQSIRELAPLKHFGAVITRITRLGITFVPNASTIIETNDQLTAVGRSEDLKKFAKAVGHRSNAIDTTDLLSLSAGLTLGIIVGLIPIGLPGSTPVTLGLAGGPLFVALLLGHFGRVGRLVGHIPRPTRMLLQELGLVFFLANAGVRGGGALAETVNQYGVVLFGLGILVSVVPLIVAWPLARKLFHLDPLQSLGGICGGMTSTPALGAITAKTDSQVPVVSYVSAYPVALIVMILVAKMLIGVLS, from the coding sequence ATGCAAGCACTACACCAACTACTGACCCATCAACCGATGGTCGCTCTCTTTGCCATCATAGCGGTGGGCTTACTCTTGGGTAGCATTACGATTAAAGGGATCAACCTTGGCAGTTCAGGAGTGCTCTTTTCCGCCCTACTCTCCGGCCATCTTGGTTACAGCATTCCCGGAGGAGTCGGCACGCTCGGCTTGGTTTTATTTGTTTATTGCGTCGGTATCGGCGCTGGTGGCCGATTCTTTGCCTCCGTAGCCCGCGAGGGTGCTACTCTGGCAAAATTGGCTCTCGTGATTGTAGCCACCGGCGGCCTGATCACATGGGCTGGCGCCAGCCTACTGGACTTGCCCTCTGACTTGGCCGCCGGAATCTTTGCCGGTGCCCTTACCAGCACGCCCGCATTGGCGGCCGCAACGGAAGGGCTGAAGGAATCCGGCAGTGGAGTGAGTATAGGTTACGGTATCGCCTACCCGATGGGAGTGATCGGCGTGGTCTTGTTTGTGCAACTATTGCCCCGTATTTTGAAGCATGATCTGGAAAAAATCGCGGCCACACATGCTGCGGCAACCGAAATCGAGGAGAAGGTCGAAAACGTCCTTGTCGAAGTGACCAATCAAAATCTCATTGGTAAAAAAATCGCCGATTCAGGTGTCGCCAACTTCAACGCCTGCCAGGTTTCACGTATTTTCAAGAACGGCCAACTCGTGCCCCTGAGCTACGAAGACAGTTACTCTGAAGGTCAATTATTGCTTCTGGTGGGACGTGGCCGGGAAATCAACATCGCGATCGACTATCTCGGCCACCGCAGTCACCGAAATATCCTCAAAGACGTCGAAAACGAGCGGCAACAACTCCTCGTCACCAATCGCAGGATAGCCGGACAAAGCATCCGCGAACTGGCGCCACTCAAACATTTCGGGGCTGTTATTACCAGGATCACACGACTGGGAATTACCTTCGTTCCGAATGCGTCGACCATCATCGAGACCAACGATCAACTAACGGCCGTAGGCCGTAGCGAGGATTTGAAAAAATTTGCCAAAGCCGTCGGCCACCGGAGCAATGCCATCGACACCACCGACCTGTTGTCCCTTTCCGCGGGGCTGACGCTGGGAATCATCGTCGGCCTGATTCCGATCGGACTCCCCGGAAGTACGCCTGTCACCCTTGGTCTCGCCGGCGGACCACTCTTTGTCGCGCTTTTACTCGGACACTTCGGCCGGGTGGGCAGACTGGTGGGGCATATTCCACGACCTACCCGTATGCTTCTTCAGGAGTTGGGGCTCGTCTTTTTCCTGGCCAATGCCGGCGTACGAGGTGGTGGCGCTCTGGCCGAAACAGTCAACCAATACGGAGTGGTTCTCTTCGGACTGGGTATTTTGGTTAGCGTTGTTCCGTTAATCGTGGCCTGGCCTCTCGCGAGGAAGCTCTTCCACTTGGATCCTTTGCAATCACTTGGCGGAATATGTGGTGGTATGACTTCAACACCGGCACTGGGAGCAATCACTGCCAAGACTGACTCACAGGTCCCCGTTGTCAGTTATGTCTCGGCTTATCCGGTTGCTCTCATCGTCATGATCCTAGTCGCCAAGATGCTGATTGGTGTCTTGTCCTGA
- a CDS encoding nucleoside-diphosphate sugar epimerase/dehydratase has translation MRFDFGIDLHPQHAMDRINTIWWVVGLQLMLLYAGGQVDSILSYFRLPDAMRLFAALFANCLILLSMWYLYGGKNVPPRAVILTYFLLSFLAIAAFRILMRVKSSRGPEDWLSVDTADNVVIIGAGEVGAGLCAELMSKARLGMRPVAFLDDDSRKVGRYIHGLLVADTVDEVAKVAKRYSANKAVIAFPSASVKRMREVAELARQAGLKVDTVPALTDLVSGRAQVSQLRPVQLEDLLGRDPVNLNSGDIRDMLKGKRVLVTGAGGSIGKELVAQILTYAPSEMLCLDQAEIAIFELEQEIFLKEAECKVDVRTCVADVYNTEVLRARFEDFQPEVVFHAAAHKHVNLMEVQPDEALRNNFLATTCLARLASEFKVERFVMISTDKAINPTSVMGASKRLAELSVTAQQHAEGNVTKFMSVRFGNVLGSSGSVITIFRRQIAAGGPVTVTDPEVKRFFMTVKEAVGLVLQSATQGEGGEIFVLDMGEAVKIDDLARQMIQLSGCRPGEDIEIIYTGLRPGEKRFEEVQHISEKLQKTRHPRVLRFVADRNGLDFEHMEKELASIAAGRNAPAIKATIQKFVPEYTPSEDQ, from the coding sequence TTGCGTTTTGACTTCGGCATCGATCTTCATCCGCAACACGCGATGGACCGCATCAATACCATCTGGTGGGTCGTCGGCTTACAGTTGATGCTACTCTATGCGGGTGGGCAGGTGGACTCAATTTTGTCCTATTTCCGTCTTCCGGATGCCATGCGGTTGTTTGCGGCCTTGTTCGCGAACTGCCTCATCCTCTTGTCGATGTGGTATCTTTACGGAGGCAAAAACGTGCCGCCGAGGGCGGTTATACTGACTTATTTTCTGCTGAGTTTTCTGGCGATCGCAGCTTTTCGTATTCTGATGCGGGTTAAGTCAAGTCGAGGGCCGGAGGACTGGCTCTCGGTAGATACGGCGGATAATGTTGTTATTATTGGTGCGGGTGAAGTCGGGGCAGGTCTCTGTGCCGAGCTCATGAGTAAAGCAAGGTTGGGTATGCGACCGGTGGCTTTTCTCGATGATGATTCGCGAAAGGTCGGGCGCTACATCCATGGTCTTCTTGTGGCCGATACTGTCGACGAAGTGGCCAAGGTGGCCAAGCGTTATTCTGCGAACAAGGCGGTCATCGCCTTTCCCTCGGCCTCGGTGAAGCGCATGCGCGAAGTGGCTGAATTGGCCCGTCAGGCGGGGCTGAAAGTTGACACAGTGCCGGCGCTTACAGACTTGGTCAGTGGTCGAGCCCAGGTATCACAGCTACGGCCGGTGCAATTGGAGGATCTGCTCGGCCGTGATCCGGTAAACCTGAATTCCGGGGATATCCGCGATATGCTCAAAGGAAAGCGTGTCTTGGTCACCGGCGCGGGGGGCAGTATTGGTAAAGAGCTGGTTGCCCAAATCCTGACTTATGCCCCGTCCGAAATGCTCTGTCTGGATCAGGCGGAAATAGCTATCTTCGAGCTAGAGCAAGAGATATTCCTGAAAGAGGCAGAGTGCAAAGTCGATGTGCGGACCTGTGTGGCGGATGTTTACAATACGGAGGTTCTCAGAGCTCGTTTTGAAGATTTTCAGCCCGAAGTCGTCTTTCATGCCGCCGCGCATAAGCACGTTAATCTGATGGAGGTCCAGCCGGACGAGGCCCTGCGAAACAATTTCCTGGCCACCACATGTTTGGCCCGGCTTGCTTCCGAATTCAAGGTCGAGCGCTTCGTGATGATATCCACGGACAAAGCGATTAATCCGACCAGCGTGATGGGAGCCAGCAAGCGCTTGGCTGAGTTGTCTGTAACAGCGCAACAGCATGCCGAGGGTAATGTCACAAAGTTCATGTCCGTGCGCTTCGGCAACGTACTAGGCTCATCGGGTAGTGTCATCACCATTTTTCGGAGGCAAATTGCAGCAGGTGGACCGGTTACGGTCACCGATCCGGAGGTGAAGCGCTTTTTTATGACGGTAAAGGAGGCAGTTGGTCTGGTGCTTCAGTCCGCCACTCAGGGTGAGGGGGGCGAAATATTTGTTCTCGATATGGGTGAAGCGGTCAAAATTGATGACCTAGCACGACAGATGATTCAGTTAAGCGGTTGTCGCCCGGGAGAAGATATCGAGATCATTTATACGGGTCTACGCCCCGGTGAAAAGCGTTTCGAGGAAGTGCAGCACATCAGTGAAAAACTTCAAAAGACCCGCCACCCGCGTGTATTGCGCTTCGTCGCCGATCGGAATGGCCTGGACTTTGAACACATGGAGAAGGAACTCGCCAGCATCGCCGCCGGCCGCAATGCGCCTGCCATTAAGGCCACGATTCAGAAGTTCGTGCCCGAATATACGCCTTCGGAGGATCAGTAG
- a CDS encoding SAM-dependent methyltransferase produces the protein MSISIKLAEHGLLPDSLIRTGIRKLLSERLKSARGSHKTDSDWIKELSAKPLAEETDAANEQHYEIPAPYFQTVLGEHLKYSCGYWPDEVDTLDASEAAMLKLSCERAELDQDQDILELGCGWGSLSLWMAEHYPQSRITSISNSHSQRKYIEQRAKERGLENLQVVTCDINDFKPEGHYDRVVSVEMFEHVRNHRKLFTQIENWLRPGGKCFVHIFSHQSETYLFEARGPKDWMSRYFFSGGIMPSSTLLISAAEGILNPEEKWFVNGNHYSRTLEAWLQKQDANREDVLQTFRECYGSSAKLWYQRWRIFYMACSELFAYNEGREWPVMHYRFVKA, from the coding sequence ATGAGCATTTCCATCAAATTAGCCGAGCACGGTCTTTTACCCGACAGCCTTATACGAACCGGTATCCGCAAATTACTTTCCGAGCGGCTGAAGTCCGCTCGCGGGAGCCACAAAACAGACAGCGACTGGATTAAGGAGCTTTCCGCCAAGCCGCTGGCCGAAGAGACGGACGCCGCCAACGAGCAACATTACGAGATTCCCGCCCCCTATTTTCAAACTGTCCTTGGAGAACATTTAAAATACAGCTGCGGTTACTGGCCCGACGAGGTTGACACTCTGGATGCTTCCGAGGCAGCCATGCTGAAGCTGAGCTGTGAACGGGCCGAACTGGATCAGGACCAGGACATCCTGGAGTTGGGCTGCGGATGGGGATCCCTGAGCCTCTGGATGGCAGAACATTACCCGCAGAGCCGTATCACTTCGATCAGCAATTCCCACTCGCAACGGAAGTATATCGAACAACGCGCCAAAGAAAGGGGGCTGGAGAACCTTCAGGTGGTCACCTGCGACATCAACGATTTCAAACCGGAAGGACATTACGATCGCGTCGTTTCCGTGGAAATGTTTGAGCATGTGCGCAACCACAGAAAGTTGTTTACCCAGATCGAGAACTGGTTGAGGCCGGGCGGAAAGTGCTTCGTGCACATATTCAGCCACCAGTCCGAAACCTATCTTTTTGAAGCTCGCGGGCCCAAGGATTGGATGTCGCGCTACTTTTTCAGTGGCGGGATCATGCCTTCTTCAACCCTTTTGATTTCAGCTGCCGAAGGTATTCTCAACCCCGAGGAAAAGTGGTTCGTCAATGGCAACCATTACAGCCGGACACTGGAAGCCTGGTTACAAAAGCAGGACGCTAATCGCGAAGACGTACTTCAAACCTTCCGGGAATGCTACGGAAGTAGCGCCAAATTGTGGTATCAGCGCTGGCGGATATTTTACATGGCCTGTTCGGAATTATTTGCGTACAACGAAGGCAGAGAATGGCCCGTGATGCATTACCGATTCGTCAAAGCGTAA
- a CDS encoding DegT/DnrJ/EryC1/StrS family aminotransferase, producing the protein MPRIYLSPPDISMQDHASVDAVLASNWVAPVGPHLEEFEKTVASSVGVKHALALSSGTAALHLALQVLGVGQGDEVICPSMTFAASANPVRYLGAEPVFVDSERRTWNMDPALLEKALQERSAIKAVIVVHLYGQCAEMGKIIELCRKYDKPLIEDAAEAVGASYQGWPAGSMGDIAFFSFNGNKIITTSGGGMLLSNHQEWLSRARYLSAQAREPVLHYEHREVGYNYRMSNVLAGLGLSQFSDLKRRISAKRAHFEAYKAAFDKYQNVAMMPIQEPDEANYWLSCLTLSGGVSQRDALIAALETEDIEARPVWKPLHLQPVFDGCVCYGGQVAESLFAQGICLPSGSGMSGAERQRVIDAIISFLNEGFRS; encoded by the coding sequence ATGCCCCGTATTTATCTCTCACCGCCCGACATTTCCATGCAGGATCATGCCAGTGTGGATGCCGTGCTGGCTTCGAACTGGGTGGCGCCGGTCGGGCCCCATTTGGAGGAATTTGAAAAGACGGTGGCATCCAGTGTCGGGGTGAAGCATGCGCTGGCCCTCAGCTCCGGAACAGCGGCACTGCACCTTGCCCTGCAGGTTCTGGGGGTCGGTCAGGGGGATGAAGTGATTTGTCCCTCGATGACTTTTGCCGCCAGCGCCAATCCGGTCCGTTATCTCGGGGCGGAGCCGGTCTTTGTCGACAGTGAGCGCCGCACATGGAATATGGATCCTGCCCTGCTCGAAAAGGCCCTGCAGGAACGTTCCGCAATCAAGGCGGTTATCGTGGTGCATCTATACGGGCAGTGTGCGGAGATGGGGAAGATCATTGAGCTCTGCCGTAAGTATGACAAGCCACTGATTGAAGACGCCGCTGAAGCTGTCGGTGCGAGTTACCAGGGCTGGCCCGCCGGTTCGATGGGGGACATCGCCTTTTTTTCGTTCAACGGTAATAAAATAATTACGACATCCGGGGGAGGGATGTTGCTCTCGAATCATCAGGAATGGTTATCGCGGGCCCGATATCTTTCCGCTCAGGCGCGTGAACCTGTTTTGCATTACGAACACAGGGAAGTCGGCTATAATTATCGCATGAGTAATGTGCTAGCCGGGTTGGGGCTCAGTCAATTCTCCGACCTGAAGCGCCGCATATCTGCCAAGCGAGCCCACTTTGAAGCATATAAGGCGGCGTTCGATAAATACCAGAACGTGGCGATGATGCCGATTCAAGAGCCGGACGAAGCCAACTACTGGCTGTCCTGTTTGACGCTTAGCGGAGGTGTCTCTCAGCGTGATGCCCTGATTGCGGCCTTGGAAACAGAGGATATTGAGGCACGTCCTGTCTGGAAGCCATTGCACCTGCAGCCGGTCTTTGACGGCTGTGTTTGTTATGGCGGTCAGGTGGCCGAATCGCTCTTTGCCCAGGGCATTTGCCTGCCGAGCGGCTCCGGGATGTCCGGTGCGGAGCGTCAACGTGTCATCGATGCCATAATCAGTTTCTTGAATGAAGGGTTCCGCTCATGA